A single window of Granulicella mallensis MP5ACTX8 DNA harbors:
- a CDS encoding IclR family transcriptional regulator: MAGKRTAKAAVTNEKTLNYATPALEKGLDVLELLAHQPAGLTKSQMARELNRTVSEIFRMLLCLERRGYIAQLAEDRYSLTLKLFKLVQEHPPTERLIVDALPVMHRLAHETLQSCHMGVLEGSRVAILAQVNAPSNLGFYVKLGSTVDLMEAASGYVILAHQSEEQRERTLAEWSRETGKKPPRDLAVHLSRIQKTGYEKRASYLVKGVIDISYPIFDERGSAVGALTIPYIQYNGTATPVTQVIDSLKKATAEITAALGGEAPGQKTAKGR; the protein is encoded by the coding sequence GAAAAAGGGTTGGATGTTCTGGAGTTGCTGGCCCACCAACCGGCCGGCCTGACCAAGAGCCAGATGGCCCGCGAACTGAACCGGACGGTTTCAGAGATCTTTCGCATGCTGCTCTGCCTGGAACGCCGGGGATACATCGCGCAACTCGCCGAGGATCGCTATTCTCTGACGCTGAAGCTGTTCAAGCTGGTGCAGGAGCACCCGCCCACGGAACGGCTGATCGTCGACGCGCTGCCGGTCATGCACCGGCTCGCGCACGAGACGCTGCAGTCCTGCCATATGGGCGTGCTCGAAGGCAGCCGGGTCGCGATTCTGGCACAGGTGAATGCGCCCTCCAACCTGGGCTTCTATGTGAAGCTGGGTTCGACGGTGGACCTGATGGAGGCCGCCAGCGGCTACGTGATTCTGGCGCACCAGAGCGAGGAACAGCGCGAGCGCACCCTCGCCGAGTGGAGCCGCGAGACAGGCAAGAAGCCGCCACGCGATCTGGCCGTACACCTCTCGCGCATTCAGAAGACCGGCTATGAGAAGCGGGCGAGCTATCTGGTCAAAGGCGTCATCGATATCAGCTATCCGATCTTCGACGAGAGAGGTTCGGCGGTTGGAGCGCTGACGATTCCCTACATTCAGTACAACGGGACGGCAACGCCGGTCACCCAGGTCATCGACTCGCTGAAGAAGGCTACGGCGGAGATTACCGCTGCGCTGGGTGGTGAGGCTCCTGGACAGAAGACGGCCAAGGGCAGGTGA